The window GCTGTGCCTGCGGCCGGATCTCACGATCCCCGTGGCCCGTGACTACCTGGCCTCCGCAGCCGCCGGACAGCCGGCCGGCTTCTGTTATCTCGGCCCGGTGTTTCGTTATCGCGACCAGCAGCCCAGCGAGTTCCTGCAGGCCGGCGTCGAATCGTTCGGGCGCACCGATCGCGCCGCGGCCGACGCGGAGATGCTGGCGCTGGGGCTGGACGCGCTGGCGGCGTTCAACGTCACCGATATCGATATCCGCACCGGCGACGTGGCGCTGTTCGCCGCCCTGATCGATGCACTCGATCTCGCGCCATCGTGGAAGCGGCGGCTGATCAAGGATTTCAACCGCAAGACCTCGCTGGCGCAGGACCTGGAGCGGTTGACGCTCTCCACCGACACCGTCCGCAAGGGGTATGAAGGCGTGCTGGCGGCGCTGGCCGGCTCCGATCGCAAGGCGGCGCACGCGCTGGTCACCGACCTGATGTCGATCGCCGGTGCCACCAATGTCGGCGGCCGGTCGGTGGCCGAAATCGCCGATCGCTTTCTCGAGCAATCGACGCTGACCGGCGGCGCCTTGCCGAAGGATATTCGCCTGCTGATCGAGCGCTTCCTGACCATCACCGGCGAGCCGGACGACGCGCTGGCCCAGCTGCGCACACTGGCGTCGGACGCAGGCCTCGATCTCGCGGCGGCGGTCGACCAGTTCGAAAGCCGGATCGGTTTCATGGCCGCACGCGGCATCGACATCGCGACGACGCGTTTTGCGACATCGTTCGGCCGCGGCATCGACTACTACACCGGTTTCGAATTCGAACTGCACCGCAAGGGCAACGGCGTCGAACCGCTGGTCGCCGGCGGACGCTATGACGGGCTGATGACGCGGCTCGGGTCGCCCAATCCGATCCCGGCGGTCGGTTTTTCGATCTGGATCGAAGCCCTCGCTGCCACATCCGCGAGGACCGTGCGATGACCGAGCCGTTCGTTCTCGCCGTTCCCTCCAAGGGCCGGCTGCAGGAAAACGCCGATGCGTTCTTCGCCCGCGCCGGCCTCGCGCTGGCAAAGCCGCGCGGCGCCCGTGATTATCGCGGCACCATCAGCGGCCTCGACAATGTCGAGATCGCTTATCTCTCGGCGAGCGAAATCGCAGCGAACCTGGCACGCGGCGGGGTGCATCTGGGCATCACCGGCGAGGACCTGATCCGCGAAAACATCACCGACGCCGACCGGAAGGTGGCGCTGATCGAATCGCTGGGCTTCGGCAGCGCTAATGTGGTGGTTGCGGTGCCGCAGGCGTGGATCGACGTCCGCACCATGGCAGACCTCGATGATGTCACCACGGCGTTCCGTGCGCGGCACAACCGGCGGATGCGGGTGGCGACCAAGTACATCAACCTGACCCGGACGTTTTTCGCCGGCCATGGCATCGTCGACTATCGCATTGTCGAGAGCGCCGGCGCCACCGAGGGCGCGCCCGCCGTCGGCACCGCGGAACTGATCGTCGACATCACCACCACCGGCGCCACGCTGTCGGCCAACGGCCTCAAGGTACTCGACGACGGCGTCATCCTGCGCAGCCAGGCCAATCTCGTGGCCTCGCGCGACGCCGATTGGTCGGCCTCCGCACGCGAAACCGCGCGGATCATTCTCGACCATATCGCCTCGCGTGCCCGCGCCAATGCCTACAAGGAAGTCCGCACCCGCTTCACCGGCTGCGATGCCGCGCTGCTCGAGGAAGCCAGGACAAAATTCGGCGTTGTGTCGCCGTTCGGCGGCCCGACCTCGTCCGGCATGGTGACGCTGCACTGCCCGCCGACGCAGCTTTACGCGCTGGCGAGCTTCCTGCGTGACCACGGCGCCGACACGGTGTCGGTCGCGTCCCTCGACTATGTGATGGATCGCGCCAATCCGCTGTTCGCCAAGCT is drawn from Bradyrhizobium prioriisuperbiae and contains these coding sequences:
- a CDS encoding ATP phosphoribosyltransferase regulatory subunit, which gives rise to MSQTAAPGATGSAVPAEALLSSFALAGYTKAEPAILQPAEPFLDLSGEDIRKSLYLTTDARGEELCLRPDLTIPVARDYLASAAAGQPAGFCYLGPVFRYRDQQPSEFLQAGVESFGRTDRAAADAEMLALGLDALAAFNVTDIDIRTGDVALFAALIDALDLAPSWKRRLIKDFNRKTSLAQDLERLTLSTDTVRKGYEGVLAALAGSDRKAAHALVTDLMSIAGATNVGGRSVAEIADRFLEQSTLTGGALPKDIRLLIERFLTITGEPDDALAQLRTLASDAGLDLAAAVDQFESRIGFMAARGIDIATTRFATSFGRGIDYYTGFEFELHRKGNGVEPLVAGGRYDGLMTRLGSPNPIPAVGFSIWIEALAATSARTVR
- the hisG gene encoding ATP phosphoribosyltransferase encodes the protein MTEPFVLAVPSKGRLQENADAFFARAGLALAKPRGARDYRGTISGLDNVEIAYLSASEIAANLARGGVHLGITGEDLIRENITDADRKVALIESLGFGSANVVVAVPQAWIDVRTMADLDDVTTAFRARHNRRMRVATKYINLTRTFFAGHGIVDYRIVESAGATEGAPAVGTAELIVDITTTGATLSANGLKVLDDGVILRSQANLVASRDADWSASARETARIILDHIASRARANAYKEVRTRFTGCDAALLEEARTKFGVVSPFGGPTSSGMVTLHCPPTQLYALASFLRDHGADTVSVASLDYVMDRANPLFAKLEAFLAS